A genomic window from Leptolyngbya sp. BL0902 includes:
- a CDS encoding BolA family protein, with protein sequence MISPDQVAAMIKASLPDAEVEVQDLTGGGDHYQVAVVSAAFAGRSLVQQHQLVYGAVREAMSSEAIHALALKTYTPEGWQAAQAS encoded by the coding sequence ATGATTAGCCCAGACCAAGTTGCGGCCATGATTAAGGCCAGCCTGCCCGATGCGGAGGTTGAGGTTCAAGACCTGACGGGGGGTGGCGATCACTACCAAGTGGCCGTCGTCTCAGCGGCCTTTGCCGGACGCAGCTTGGTGCAGCAGCATCAACTGGTCTACGGGGCAGTGCGGGAGGCCATGTCCTCAGAGGCCATCCACGCCCTAGCGCTGAAAACCTACACCCCTGAAGGTTGGCAAGCAGCCCAAGCCAGCTAG
- a CDS encoding O-antigen ligase family protein, with amino-acid sequence MTTRPRSTDTQGSDRDQNGDALLLGSLIVLPYASYVGLVGAVIVLVRWLTTYPQAIGHRLRRQGWIWLILGLGLSIILAEAPVQAALKSTNFWPFFIFFAGLSVYLDRLPDPLANLGEWAFWLLMASIPINLRAFIEYLPALAIRVGAPLGLAEISPIRQRVDSVFGNPNVLAAYLVIIFGLGLGLCLQALPLAAETLADPPASGLPPSRRFLGPLKPSRHRAQMRWIYGAMALIPLGVFCTGSRNGVLVLLIQLAIAVTLVRRHRWAMCSGLGLITMTIVGVFSAGFGGRSFAQTSTASILRLDIWELSLPLIQQHPWFGLGFGGTQATYEPHTIPHHATLHHVHNLWLHLAAEAGLPVMLLLTAIVGSICYRAMQAYRLGQLPPQAEPMLVGYGLGFLACILFAMSDIVLFDARVNLLGWLMLAALQAIPDGVSPVTLAQPSALLPPIDPMASSPSYPPCLPDLPTTYVAEAIPGPPSPGIVLMQGDDQPPKDDVIG; translated from the coding sequence TTGACCACTAGACCGCGATCAACCGACACCCAAGGATCGGATCGGGATCAGAACGGTGACGCCTTACTGCTAGGCAGTCTTATTGTTTTGCCCTACGCCAGCTATGTGGGGCTAGTAGGGGCGGTTATTGTTTTGGTGAGGTGGCTGACTACCTACCCCCAAGCCATTGGGCATCGCCTCCGTCGTCAGGGCTGGATTTGGCTAATCCTAGGGCTGGGCCTCAGCATTATTCTCGCTGAAGCCCCTGTTCAGGCAGCGCTGAAATCAACCAACTTCTGGCCCTTTTTCATATTTTTTGCGGGGTTGTCCGTCTATCTGGATCGACTCCCTGACCCCCTAGCGAATTTGGGGGAATGGGCCTTTTGGCTGCTGATGGCCTCCATACCCATTAACCTACGGGCTTTCATCGAGTATCTGCCCGCCTTGGCCATACGGGTAGGTGCACCGCTGGGGCTTGCTGAAATCAGCCCAATTCGCCAGCGGGTGGATTCGGTCTTTGGCAACCCTAATGTCCTAGCGGCCTACCTCGTGATTATCTTTGGCCTAGGGCTGGGGCTCTGTTTGCAGGCTCTGCCCCTCGCTGCTGAGACCCTGGCGGATCCTCCGGCCTCTGGTCTGCCACCATCCCGGCGCTTCCTAGGGCCGCTGAAGCCCTCTCGACACCGGGCTCAGATGCGGTGGATCTATGGCGCTATGGCGCTGATTCCCCTGGGGGTTTTTTGTACCGGATCGCGCAATGGCGTTCTGGTGCTGCTGATCCAACTCGCGATAGCTGTGACCCTTGTGCGCCGCCATCGTTGGGCCATGTGCAGCGGGCTAGGCTTGATCACCATGACCATAGTGGGGGTCTTCTCCGCTGGTTTTGGTGGGCGTTCCTTTGCCCAAACCTCCACAGCTAGTATCTTGCGCCTAGACATTTGGGAACTTTCCCTGCCGTTAATTCAGCAGCACCCCTGGTTTGGCCTCGGCTTTGGCGGCACCCAGGCCACCTATGAACCCCACACCATCCCGCACCACGCTACTCTACACCATGTTCACAACCTCTGGCTCCACCTAGCGGCGGAGGCGGGCCTGCCTGTGATGCTGCTGCTGACAGCCATTGTGGGTAGCATTTGCTATCGGGCAATGCAGGCCTATCGGCTAGGCCAATTGCCCCCCCAAGCCGAGCCGATGCTGGTGGGCTATGGCTTGGGGTTTTTGGCCTGTATCTTATTTGCGATGTCGGATATTGTCCTTTTTGATGCGCGAGTTAATCTTCTGGGGTGGCTTATGCTGGCAGCTCTTCAGGCGATCCCTGACGGAGTCAGCCCCGTTACCCTGGCCCAACCGTCAGCCTTACTGCCTCCCATAGACCCGATGGCGTCGAGCCCAAGCTATCCGCCCTGCCTCCCAGACCTGCCCACAACCTATGTAGCAGAGGCTATCCCTGGGCCACCTAGCCCAGGGATAGTGCTGATGCAGGGCGACGATCAACCGCCGAAGGACGATGTCATTGGCTAG
- a CDS encoding Gfo/Idh/MocA family protein codes for MKIAIVGCGFVADYYLGTMPLHPNLELVGVADIDPVRLKQFADFYNVKTYPSTADLLADESVEIVLNLTNPRQHYEVSKACLEAGKHVYSEKPLAMTIPEAKELVAMAAERGLQISSAPCSLLGETAQTVWKALREKVVGKVRLVYAEMDDGLVHKMPYQQWISASGKPWPYKDEFEVGCTLEHAGYYVNWLTAFFGPAVSVTAFSSCLVPDKVTDVVLDPPDTPDFSVACILFESGVVARLTCGIVAPHDHELKIIGDDGILMVHDCWNYGDPVKVQRMLKIRRKVLMNPLKQTIPLVRKPVQPKTKGAQQMDFCRGVAEMAAAITEQRPSRMAADISLHNNELAIAIQNARETGGYYKMTTTFAPVVPMHWAK; via the coding sequence ATGAAAATTGCTATCGTCGGCTGTGGCTTTGTAGCTGACTATTACCTAGGCACAATGCCCCTTCATCCCAACCTAGAACTCGTAGGCGTTGCCGATATTGATCCAGTTCGCCTAAAGCAGTTTGCCGATTTTTACAATGTCAAAACCTACCCCTCAACGGCAGACCTGCTGGCGGATGAATCCGTAGAAATTGTGCTGAACCTCACGAATCCAAGGCAGCACTACGAAGTATCCAAGGCATGTTTAGAAGCCGGAAAACATGTTTACTCCGAAAAACCCCTCGCCATGACGATTCCTGAAGCCAAGGAATTAGTAGCTATGGCGGCGGAACGGGGACTACAAATTTCCTCAGCCCCTTGCAGTTTGTTAGGAGAAACAGCCCAAACGGTTTGGAAAGCCCTGCGGGAGAAGGTTGTCGGCAAAGTGCGCCTTGTCTATGCCGAAATGGATGATGGCTTGGTACACAAAATGCCCTACCAGCAATGGATTAGCGCATCGGGAAAGCCCTGGCCCTACAAGGATGAATTTGAAGTGGGCTGCACCCTAGAGCACGCAGGCTACTACGTCAACTGGCTGACGGCCTTCTTTGGGCCAGCGGTTTCGGTAACGGCATTTTCTTCCTGCCTAGTGCCCGACAAAGTGACTGACGTTGTTCTAGATCCACCCGATACCCCTGACTTTTCAGTGGCCTGTATTCTGTTTGAATCGGGTGTGGTGGCTCGGCTCACCTGTGGCATTGTGGCCCCCCACGATCACGAACTCAAAATCATTGGTGACGATGGCATTTTGATGGTTCACGACTGCTGGAACTATGGCGATCCGGTGAAGGTGCAGCGGATGCTAAAGATTCGCCGGAAAGTGCTGATGAACCCGCTCAAGCAGACAATTCCCCTTGTCCGCAAGCCCGTTCAGCCCAAGACCAAGGGAGCGCAGCAAATGGATTTTTGTCGGGGCGTAGCGGAGATGGCCGCTGCTATTACTGAACAACGTCCTAGTCGAATGGCGGCGGATATTTCGCTGCACAATAATGAACTCGCCATTGCCATTCAAAATGCGCGGGAAACCGGAGGCTACTACAAAATGACCACGACCTTTGCGCCCGTGGTGCCGATGCATTGGGCCAAATAA
- the miaB gene encoding tRNA (N6-isopentenyl adenosine(37)-C2)-methylthiotransferase MiaB — translation MSGSARQYHITTFGCQMNKADSERMAGILDDMGLVWTDDPYQADVVLYNTCTIRDNAEQKVYSYLGRQAKRKQEKPDLTLIVAGCVAQQEGESLLRRVPELDLIMGPQHANRLQDLLEQVMDGNQVVATESIDIMEDITKPRRDSEVTAWVNVIYGCNERCTYCVVPGVRGIEQSRTPEAIRAEMEELGRQGFKEVTLLGQNIDAYGRDLPGSTADGRHQHTFTDLLYFVHDVPGIERIRFATSHPRYFTERLIRACAELPKVCEHFHIPFQSGDNDVLKAMARGYTHEKYRRIIDTVRRYMPDAAISADAIVGFPGETEEQFQNTLDLVNDIAFDQLNTAAYSPRPGTPAALWDNQLAEAVKADRLQRLNHLVNTKAAERSLRYQDRIEEVLVEAANPKNPAQVMGRTRGNRLTFFPGDIATMKGQFVQVRITEARPFSLTGEVLKVSATSEWSRATVAV, via the coding sequence ATGTCTGGTTCCGCCCGTCAGTACCACATCACCACCTTCGGCTGTCAGATGAACAAGGCCGACTCCGAGCGCATGGCGGGCATTTTAGACGACATGGGCCTGGTGTGGACGGACGACCCCTACCAGGCCGATGTGGTGTTGTACAACACCTGCACCATCCGCGACAACGCCGAGCAAAAGGTCTACTCCTACCTGGGGCGGCAGGCCAAGCGCAAGCAGGAAAAGCCGGATCTGACCCTGATCGTAGCGGGTTGTGTGGCTCAGCAAGAAGGAGAATCCCTGCTGCGACGGGTGCCAGAGCTTGACCTGATCATGGGGCCACAACACGCCAACCGTCTGCAAGATTTACTGGAACAGGTGATGGACGGCAACCAGGTCGTCGCCACCGAGTCCATCGACATTATGGAAGACATCACCAAGCCCCGCCGCGACAGTGAAGTAACGGCCTGGGTCAACGTGATCTACGGCTGCAACGAGCGCTGCACCTACTGCGTGGTGCCGGGAGTGCGCGGCATCGAGCAATCTCGCACGCCGGAGGCGATCCGGGCGGAAATGGAGGAACTGGGTCGCCAGGGCTTTAAGGAAGTCACCCTGCTGGGCCAAAACATCGACGCCTACGGACGGGATTTGCCCGGTTCCACCGCCGATGGTCGCCACCAGCACACCTTCACCGACCTGCTCTATTTCGTCCATGATGTCCCCGGCATCGAGCGCATCCGCTTTGCCACCAGCCACCCCCGCTACTTCACCGAGCGGCTGATTCGCGCCTGTGCCGAACTGCCCAAGGTCTGCGAACACTTCCACATTCCCTTCCAGTCCGGCGATAACGACGTGCTCAAAGCCATGGCGCGGGGCTACACCCACGAAAAGTACCGCCGCATCATCGACACGGTGCGCCGCTACATGCCCGATGCCGCCATCAGCGCCGATGCCATCGTGGGCTTCCCTGGCGAAACCGAGGAGCAATTCCAAAACACCCTGGATTTGGTCAACGACATCGCCTTCGACCAGCTCAACACCGCTGCCTATTCTCCCCGCCCCGGCACCCCCGCCGCCCTGTGGGACAACCAGCTTGCCGAAGCGGTGAAAGCGGATCGGCTCCAGCGGTTGAATCACCTGGTCAACACCAAAGCCGCCGAACGCTCTTTGCGCTACCAAGACCGCATCGAAGAAGTGCTGGTGGAAGCCGCCAACCCCAAAAATCCTGCCCAGGTAATGGGCCGCACCCGGGGCAACCGCCTCACCTTCTTCCCCGGCGACATCGCCACGATGAAGGGTCAATTTGTGCAGGTTCGCATTACCGAAGCTCGTCCCTTCAGCCTCACGGGCGAAGTCCTGAAGGTGTCGGCCACCTCTGAATGGAGTCGCGCCACCGTCGCGGTTTGA
- a CDS encoding NAD-dependent epimerase/dehydratase family protein, which produces MKILVTGALGFVGQVVVQALLAAGYGVRAVVRPGKDRGSMPWQSPNLEVFEADLVTLAEDSPILQGVDAVIHLVASKSSDFDRAYQDTVVATQRLLAAMKHSQVWRLIAISSFSVYDYSALPDGARLDETTPLATNPALRDAYARTKLLQEEVVREFGAQPQAAVTILRPGMIYGPGALWNACQGTGAGPAWLLIGPSAQMPLTYVENCAAAMIAALQSTAAVGATLNIVDDDLPTRQAYTDALVRQGTWKPKVIPLPWGAFRGVAQAVWWGQQTLLRGRGKLPGLLIPARLEARLKPLTYTNGKAKQVLGWQPAYHWREAIERSFALSSN; this is translated from the coding sequence ATGAAAATCTTAGTCACTGGTGCACTGGGCTTTGTGGGGCAGGTGGTGGTGCAAGCGCTCCTAGCGGCTGGCTACGGGGTGCGGGCGGTGGTGCGTCCCGGCAAAGATCGCGGTTCGATGCCGTGGCAAAGCCCTAACCTTGAGGTATTTGAGGCCGATCTCGTCACCCTGGCCGAGGACAGCCCCATACTGCAAGGGGTGGATGCGGTGATTCACCTGGTAGCGTCTAAAAGCAGCGATTTTGATAGGGCCTATCAAGATACCGTCGTTGCAACCCAGCGCCTCTTGGCTGCGATGAAACACAGCCAGGTCTGGCGTTTGATCGCCATCAGCAGCTTTTCGGTGTATGACTATAGCGCCCTCCCCGATGGGGCTCGCCTCGACGAAACTACCCCCCTCGCCACCAACCCGGCTCTGCGAGACGCCTATGCCCGCACCAAACTGCTTCAGGAGGAGGTCGTGCGGGAGTTTGGAGCCCAGCCGCAAGCCGCCGTCACGATTTTGCGTCCCGGCATGATCTACGGCCCAGGGGCGCTGTGGAATGCCTGCCAAGGCACCGGGGCTGGCCCCGCCTGGCTGTTGATTGGCCCCTCCGCCCAAATGCCGCTAACCTATGTGGAGAACTGCGCCGCTGCGATGATTGCAGCCCTGCAATCCACCGCTGCCGTGGGCGCAACGCTCAACATTGTGGATGACGACTTGCCCACCCGCCAAGCCTACACCGATGCCCTAGTACGCCAAGGAACTTGGAAGCCCAAGGTGATTCCGCTGCCCTGGGGTGCTTTTCGGGGTGTTGCCCAGGCCGTGTGGTGGGGTCAGCAAACCCTATTGAGAGGGCGCGGGAAGCTACCAGGGCTATTGATTCCCGCTCGACTAGAGGCCCGCTTAAAACCCCTAACCTACACCAATGGCAAAGCAAAACAGGTACTAGGTTGGCAACCCGCCTATCACTGGCGAGAGGCCATTGAACGAAGTTTTGCGCTATCTTCAAACTGA
- the grxD gene encoding Grx4 family monothiol glutaredoxin yields the protein MDTAVKDRIDQMVQSNPIMVFMKGNKLMPQCGFSNNVVQILNILGVPFETCDVLADPDIRQGIKEYSNWPTIPQVYVNGEFLGGSDILIELYQNGQLQEIVQVALAS from the coding sequence ATGGACACTGCCGTTAAAGACCGAATTGACCAGATGGTGCAAAGCAACCCCATCATGGTCTTCATGAAGGGCAACAAGCTGATGCCCCAGTGCGGCTTTTCCAACAATGTTGTGCAGATTTTGAATATCTTGGGCGTCCCCTTTGAGACCTGCGACGTGCTGGCCGATCCTGACATTCGCCAGGGCATCAAAGAGTACTCCAACTGGCCTACCATTCCTCAGGTCTACGTCAACGGCGAATTCCTCGGCGGTTCCGACATCTTGATCGAGTTGTACCAAAACGGTCAGCTCCAGGAGATCGTGCAAGTGGCCCTAGCCTCCTAG
- a CDS encoding M20 family metallopeptidase, whose product MFATQIPPQAINRSALRPDIQALQPQLVNWRRQLHQRPELGFREQLTAEFIQQRLTEWGIPFQAGIAKTGVVAVIESGQPGPVLGIRADMDALPIQEENEVPYCSQHEGIMHACGHDGHVAIALGTVRYLAEHRDQWRGTVKVIFQPAEEGPGGAKPMIEAGALKNPDVEAMIGLHLWNNLPLGTVGVRTGPLMAATALFNLTIQGKGGHGALPHQTVDAIVVGAQIVNALQTIVARNVDPTQAAVVSVGKFHSGHAPNVIADGAELSGTVRYFDPRYTDFLPARIEQIVAGVCQSQGATYRLDYQTLYPPVINDAGMADLVRSVALSVVETPAGVVPDCHTMGGEDMAFFLQEVPGCYFFLGSANTEKALAYPHHHPRFDFDETALGLGVEMFVRCVEAYGQG is encoded by the coding sequence ATGTTTGCCACCCAAATTCCGCCCCAAGCCATCAACCGATCTGCCCTGCGCCCCGATATTCAAGCCCTTCAGCCGCAACTGGTGAATTGGCGGCGGCAACTGCACCAGCGGCCAGAGTTGGGTTTTAGGGAACAGTTGACCGCCGAGTTTATTCAGCAGCGGTTGACGGAATGGGGCATTCCCTTTCAAGCAGGCATCGCTAAAACCGGAGTGGTGGCGGTGATTGAGAGCGGCCAACCGGGGCCAGTGCTGGGGATTCGGGCGGATATGGATGCGCTGCCCATCCAGGAAGAGAACGAGGTGCCCTATTGTTCTCAACACGAGGGCATCATGCACGCCTGCGGCCACGATGGCCATGTGGCCATTGCCCTAGGCACGGTGCGCTATTTGGCAGAGCATCGGGATCAGTGGCGGGGCACAGTGAAGGTGATCTTTCAACCCGCCGAGGAGGGGCCGGGGGGGGCAAAGCCGATGATTGAGGCGGGGGCGCTGAAAAATCCCGATGTGGAGGCGATGATTGGTCTGCACCTGTGGAACAACCTGCCCCTGGGGACGGTGGGTGTGCGGACTGGCCCCCTAATGGCGGCGACGGCGCTGTTTAACTTGACGATTCAGGGTAAGGGGGGCCATGGGGCACTGCCGCACCAAACCGTGGATGCCATCGTGGTGGGCGCACAGATTGTCAATGCGCTACAAACCATCGTGGCCCGCAATGTGGATCCTACCCAGGCAGCGGTGGTCAGCGTGGGCAAGTTCCACAGCGGCCATGCCCCCAATGTGATTGCCGATGGGGCCGAACTGAGCGGCACCGTGCGCTATTTCGATCCTCGCTATACGGACTTTCTGCCCGCCCGGATTGAGCAGATTGTGGCCGGAGTTTGCCAAAGCCAAGGCGCAACCTATCGCCTAGACTACCAAACCCTCTATCCTCCAGTGATTAACGACGCTGGAATGGCTGACCTGGTGCGGTCGGTGGCGCTCTCCGTGGTAGAAACTCCGGCAGGGGTGGTGCCCGATTGCCACACCATGGGCGGCGAAGACATGGCTTTTTTCCTGCAAGAAGTACCGGGCTGCTATTTTTTCCTCGGCTCGGCCAACACCGAAAAAGCGCTGGCCTATCCCCACCACCATCCCCGCTTTGACTTTGACGAAACCGCCCTGGGTCTGGGGGTGGAGATGTTTGTGCGCTGCGTGGAAGCCTACGGCCAAGGGTAA
- a CDS encoding DUF58 domain-containing protein: MDSLRRWGHRLEQRGLRPAYAGGLLLALAVFLFAAATNTMAGWLYVMSGLMLALLALATRLPRRQLQGITVERWPIAPVSAGDPLAVEVVVTNRQRQPKGLFQLVDALPTGLGQPPHTALRSLGPNQTHIWRYRVPTPRRGLYTWSTLTLRSAAPLGLFWYRRTLALPTTAVVYPQVLPLQGCPIVDALGDQSGQQWHYHPVVKPATEGVTRSLRPYRWGDPTRLIHWRTSARYGELRVRELEKVTASQEVVIALHTQGPWVEADFEQAVIAAASLYHYALDKGFAAALWLPQGELLQDRPGVLTALAGVQIDPHSTDPPMGPEVPTLWLTPTPLSIPQGAGHRQVIWGSPLGTVQGQASSSSDAPNTTLWIQPDQPLQAQLQAQLQAPLQTSMGLNQPHPSSLS, translated from the coding sequence ATGGATAGTCTCAGGCGGTGGGGGCATAGGCTAGAACAGCGGGGTCTGCGACCTGCCTATGCGGGTGGGTTGCTGTTGGCCTTGGCGGTTTTTCTCTTTGCCGCCGCCACCAATACGATGGCGGGGTGGCTGTATGTCATGAGTGGTCTCATGCTGGCCCTGCTGGCCTTAGCTACTCGGTTGCCCCGGCGTCAACTCCAGGGCATTACGGTAGAGCGCTGGCCCATCGCCCCTGTTTCGGCGGGAGACCCGCTGGCGGTAGAGGTGGTCGTGACTAACCGCCAACGCCAGCCGAAGGGCCTGTTTCAACTGGTAGACGCCCTGCCCACGGGCCTGGGCCAACCACCCCACACCGCCCTCCGCAGCCTTGGCCCCAACCAAACCCATATCTGGCGCTACCGGGTGCCGACTCCTCGGCGCGGCCTGTATACCTGGTCTACCCTAACCCTACGCTCGGCGGCTCCCCTAGGGCTGTTTTGGTATCGGCGCACCTTGGCGCTGCCCACTACCGCCGTCGTGTATCCCCAGGTGTTGCCCCTGCAAGGGTGCCCTATTGTGGATGCTTTGGGCGATCAATCTGGGCAACAGTGGCACTATCATCCCGTGGTCAAACCCGCCACCGAGGGCGTGACCCGGTCTCTGCGGCCCTACCGCTGGGGCGACCCCACCCGGTTGATCCACTGGCGTACCAGCGCCCGCTACGGCGAACTACGGGTACGAGAGCTAGAAAAAGTAACTGCCAGTCAGGAGGTTGTCATTGCCCTCCACACCCAAGGCCCATGGGTTGAGGCAGACTTTGAGCAGGCGGTGATTGCGGCGGCCTCCCTCTACCACTACGCCCTTGACAAGGGGTTTGCAGCGGCCCTATGGCTGCCCCAGGGAGAGCTGCTTCAGGATCGACCGGGTGTGCTGACGGCCCTAGCTGGGGTGCAGATCGATCCCCATAGTACCGATCCCCCCATGGGGCCAGAGGTGCCTACCCTTTGGCTCACCCCTACCCCCCTGAGCATCCCCCAGGGCGCAGGTCATCGACAGGTGATATGGGGGAGCCCCTTGGGCACTGTCCAGGGCCAAGCTTCAAGCTCCTCAGATGCCCCCAACACCACACTTTGGATTCAGCCGGATCAGCCCCTTCAGGCCCAGCTTCAAGCTCAGCTTCAGGCCCCCCTTCAGACATCCATGGGGCTGAACCAACCTCACCCGTCTAGCCTGTCCTAA
- the cobO gene encoding cob(I)yrinic acid a,c-diamide adenosyltransferase produces MTESSNFPADALDAVATELNQAAEQDGLSAEQYRRKMQRRQEVQQQRLAERNLEKGLVIVHTGNGKGKTTAALGMVMRSLGHGYRVAIVQFIKGAWEPAEKAVLGRWEDQLTFHAMGEGFTWDTQDRERDTETAQKAWAVALDHIRNPDYRLVLLDEVNVALKHGFLSAEQVLAGLVAKPEMTHVILTGRGAPAALVEAADLVTEMTLVKHPFREQGVKAQPGIEF; encoded by the coding sequence ATGACCGAATCCTCCAATTTTCCCGCTGATGCCCTCGATGCCGTGGCGACGGAACTCAACCAGGCCGCCGAGCAGGATGGTCTGTCGGCGGAGCAGTATCGCCGCAAAATGCAGCGCCGCCAGGAAGTGCAGCAGCAGCGCCTAGCCGAACGCAACCTGGAAAAGGGTCTGGTGATTGTCCATACGGGCAACGGCAAGGGCAAAACCACTGCTGCCCTAGGCATGGTGATGCGCTCTTTGGGCCACGGCTATCGGGTGGCCATTGTGCAGTTCATTAAAGGAGCCTGGGAGCCTGCTGAAAAGGCTGTCCTGGGTCGTTGGGAAGATCAACTCACCTTCCACGCCATGGGGGAAGGCTTTACCTGGGACACCCAAGACCGGGAGCGCGACACCGAAACGGCTCAAAAAGCCTGGGCCGTTGCCCTAGATCATATCCGCAACCCCGACTATCGGTTGGTGCTGCTGGATGAGGTCAATGTGGCCCTCAAGCATGGGTTTCTGTCCGCAGAACAGGTGTTGGCAGGGCTGGTTGCCAAGCCCGAGATGACCCATGTGATCCTCACTGGACGGGGAGCCCCTGCCGCCTTGGTGGAGGCGGCTGACCTGGTGACAGAAATGACTCTGGTGAAGCATCCCTTTCGCGAACAGGGTGTAAAAGCCCAACCCGGCATTGAGTTCTAG
- a CDS encoding VWA domain-containing protein, which translates to MPIFLRRRSLLAFLLGLCAVFLWNCGPGGLPMGSTIDSPEAAQAALVNTVLPKIDVIDEVVSDEIAARYATDQIVEPIPRTEDFPLYGAPPIGGNTVHVEIFSSSEKANVNRQNERWLVEVADAFNQRQETLPSGEVIQVGVRQVPSGTAARMLGAGAAQPQGYTPSNDLWVAMIQSEGVPVTPGAARLVPNTAGWVLPKAVYDQLAENGTVSFDRLLAAIASEQITVAYPNPYSSSTALNLLYTLYWRAAGHQQSGGQLTAAELQTPQVNSVFDQFQSQVLITTPTTLDLQELFLRDQSNLQAFPLEYQNYLALRQVPGFENTEFVPFGMPHNNPLVGFGWNTPQQQAALERFTAFALSPDMQALAAQQGFVETDHLRATANHPPIPSGEVLLAAQSNWKLRKDGGRTVYMALVIDTSGSMEGARMQSLKDGLRIAAGQINPGNYVSIVTFDSRPVRRLPLAPFDQQQHQRFLATVDLLRADGATAMYDGMMVGLADLMAKKATDPTGRFYLLLLTDGEANRGFNFDAVKDIMAYSDVRFYPIAYGEVSQSELQAIASLRESTVQQGNPDNVQSLFRDLFQVNL; encoded by the coding sequence ATGCCTATCTTTCTTCGTCGTCGCTCGCTGTTGGCTTTTTTGCTGGGGTTGTGTGCCGTTTTTCTGTGGAACTGTGGCCCTGGCGGCTTACCCATGGGCAGCACTATTGATTCCCCCGAAGCGGCCCAGGCAGCTCTGGTGAATACAGTACTGCCCAAAATTGACGTGATTGACGAGGTGGTGTCTGACGAAATCGCCGCCCGCTATGCCACGGATCAGATTGTTGAGCCCATCCCCCGCACTGAGGATTTCCCCCTCTACGGAGCGCCTCCCATCGGTGGCAATACGGTGCACGTGGAGATCTTCAGCTCGTCCGAGAAGGCCAACGTGAATCGCCAAAACGAGCGCTGGCTGGTGGAGGTGGCCGATGCCTTTAACCAGCGCCAGGAAACCCTGCCCTCTGGGGAGGTGATTCAGGTGGGGGTGCGCCAGGTGCCTTCAGGAACGGCGGCGCGGATGCTGGGGGCCGGAGCAGCTCAGCCCCAGGGCTATACCCCTTCTAACGACCTGTGGGTGGCGATGATTCAAAGTGAAGGCGTACCCGTGACTCCAGGGGCGGCGCGGCTGGTGCCCAATACCGCTGGCTGGGTGCTGCCCAAGGCGGTCTACGACCAACTGGCGGAAAATGGCACCGTCAGCTTTGATCGGCTGCTGGCAGCCATTGCCTCGGAGCAAATCACCGTGGCCTACCCCAACCCCTACTCCAGTTCCACGGCCCTCAACCTGCTCTATACCCTCTACTGGCGGGCGGCGGGGCACCAGCAAAGCGGTGGGCAACTGACGGCAGCGGAACTGCAAACCCCCCAGGTGAACTCGGTGTTTGACCAGTTTCAGTCCCAGGTGTTGATTACGACCCCCACCACCCTCGACCTCCAGGAACTCTTTCTGCGGGATCAGTCCAACCTGCAAGCCTTTCCCCTGGAGTACCAAAACTACCTTGCCCTGCGCCAGGTACCGGGGTTTGAAAACACCGAATTTGTCCCCTTTGGGATGCCCCACAATAACCCGCTTGTGGGCTTTGGCTGGAATACCCCGCAACAGCAAGCGGCCCTAGAACGATTCACCGCCTTTGCCCTATCGCCCGATATGCAGGCCCTCGCCGCCCAGCAGGGCTTTGTGGAAACTGACCACCTGCGGGCCACCGCCAACCACCCGCCGATTCCGTCAGGAGAAGTGCTCCTCGCCGCTCAGTCTAACTGGAAGCTGCGGAAGGATGGGGGGCGCACGGTCTATATGGCCCTCGTCATCGACACCAGTGGTTCCATGGAAGGAGCCCGGATGCAGTCGCTGAAAGACGGCCTACGCATTGCCGCTGGGCAGATCAATCCGGGCAATTACGTCAGCATTGTCACCTTCGATAGCCGTCCTGTCCGGCGGCTACCCCTGGCTCCCTTTGATCAACAGCAGCACCAGCGCTTCCTGGCCACCGTCGATCTGCTGCGAGCCGATGGAGCCACGGCGATGTATGACGGCATGATGGTGGGCCTCGCCGACCTGATGGCGAAAAAAGCCACCGACCCCACCGGACGCTTTTATCTGCTGTTGCTCACCGATGGCGAAGCCAACCGGGGGTTTAATTTTGATGCGGTAAAGGACATCATGGCCTACAGCGATGTGCGCTTCTACCCCATTGCCTACGGGGAAGTCAGCCAAAGCGAACTCCAGGCCATCGCCAGTCTGCGGGAATCTACCGTACAACAGGGCAATCCTGACAATGTCCAAAGCCTGTTCCGCGACCTGTTCCAAGTCAACCTGTAA
- the petL gene encoding cytochrome b6-f complex subunit PetL → MGAISYLLFLGGMLGLALGLYFGLRTAKLI, encoded by the coding sequence ATGGGAGCCATTTCATACCTTTTGTTTTTGGGCGGCATGTTGGGGTTGGCCCTGGGGCTGTACTTTGGCCTACGCACGGCCAAGCTGATTTAG